The following is a genomic window from Bacteroidota bacterium.
CCGGACCATATACAGTTCAGTGGAATTCACCGGGAACTTATGCAGTTGATCTGACAATTAGTTCTACCGGATGTTCTGCATCAAGTGCATCACAAAATGTTACGATCTATGATTTTCCTGTTGCATCTTTAACAAGTACACCTTCAGTTTGTCTTGGTCAGGCTGATGTTATACAATATACCGGAACTCTTCCCGGAACTACAATCCTGACATGGGATTTTGCCGGAGGTACTGGTGGAGGTTCAGGACAAGGTCCTTTCAATGTCAGCTGGAATACTGCAGGAAATTATGTTGTACAAACGATAGCAGATAATAACGGTTGTACAGATACTGTCACTGCCAATATTACTGTAAACTCAATACCGAATTCATTATTTACTGCAACACCATCTGTCTGTGCAGGCGATCCTGTTACAGTAAATTACACCGGTACAGCAAGTGCCGGAGCAAATTATGCATGGGATTTTAATGGAGCTACTGTTTCTTCAGGAAGCGGACAAGGCCCTTATGCACTTACATGGAATACTGCAGGAGCATATCAACTCTCTTTAACAGTAACAGAAAATGGTTGTAGTTCAACTCAGACACTTCAACCGGTTACGATCAATCCGATTCCGACAGCTTCGATAGCTGCTACCCCTTCACTTTGTGTTGGAGCTGCAAATGCAATTTCATTCAATGGAAGTGCAAGTGCAGGCGCAACTTATAACTGGGGATTTGGTACGGGTTCAGTTGTTTCAGGAAGTGGAGTAGGACCTTACTCTGTACAATGGAATGCTGCTGCAAACGAACAGGTAACTTTGACCGTTACTGACGCCGGTTGTTCAAACAGTACTACATTCAATGTAAACATTAATCCAATTCCGAATTCTCCATTTACAATCACTCCTTCAGTTTGTGTTGGAGATAATGTAACGCTTGCATATACTGGTTCAGCTTCTTCAGCTGCAAGTTATGTCTGGAATCTTGACGGTGGTCAGTCATCAGGTGGTTCGCAAGGTCCATTCAATGTTGTTTGGAATACACCGGGTACATACAATGTTTCACTTACTGTAAGTGAAAATGGTTGTACTTCTACTCAGACGATCAATCAGGTTGTAAACAATGCAATTCCTGATGCACAGATCTCGGCAATGCCGGGATTATGTATTGGTGAACAAAACAATATTTCGTTTACAGGAACTGCTGATCCGTCTGCAACTTATAACTGGAGCTTCGGTTCAGGAACTGTAAATTCAGGAAGTGGAGCCGGTCCATATAATGTTCAATGGGCCGCTGCAGGGAATGAAACGTTGACATTAACTGTAACTCAAAATGGTTGCTCTGATAATACGACGTATAATGTCGTTGTCAATGCAATTCCAACTTCGTTCTTTAGTTTGCCACCATCAATTTGTGTTGGTTCTCCATTCAATGTAAGTTATACGGGAACATCAGGAACGGGAGCAGGCTTTATCTGGGATTTTGGAACAGCAACAGTTCTTTCAGGTAGCGGTGCCGGACCTTATTCAGTTGTCAGCAATACAGCAGGTAGTCCTGCTATTTCTTTAGTGGTAGATGACAATGGTTGTGTATCACCAACAACAATTCAAAATATAATTATTGCTCCGATACCTGTTGTAGTGGCAGGGTCAGACAATGCAGTATGTTCAGGAACTGTTTTACCAATTGGCGGACCTGCAGAAGCAAGTACAGTTTATTCGTGGAGTCCAACTTCCGGAATTGATAATCCTGCAATCAGTAATCCGAATATTACATTGGAAAATAATGGCGCAGGAACAGTTCAGACAACGTATTACGTAACAGCGACGAATTCGTATGGCTGTGTAAATCAAGATACAGTTATATTAGGAGCACATGCAATTCCGAATGTTGAATATCCGACACCAACTGCACAATGTCTTGATGGGAACAGTTTTACTTTCATACCTGTCGGAAATACTTTTGCCGGAATAAATTACACATGGGATTTTGGTGCAGCCTCAGATATCGGAACAAGTACTGCGAAGATTCCACCTGCAGTATCCTATAATGCAGTAGGATTTCATACTGTAACCTTGAATACTACTTATAATGGTTGTCCGGGAATGCCTTTCGTAGATCAGATAGAAGTTCTTGAAATGCCTGTCGCTGCTTTCCTTCCTGAAGTTACAGAAGGTTGTGCACCTTTGTTAGTTCCATTTACCAATCTTAGCAGTACAAATAGTTCTACTTATCAATGGAGTTATTCGGACGGGTCCGGTGATGCAACAGAGACACCTAGTCACTTGTTTACTGAAGCAGGATCTTACACAGTAACATTAACTTCAACGACTGCTCGCGGATGTTCCTCAACATCTACTCAACTAAAAGTAATTGAAGTGTTTCCTGTTCCGGTTGCAGCATTCTTGGCCGATCCTGAAATTGCAACGATCTACGAACCGATAATTCATTTTCAGAATACCACAGTAAACGGTGCAATATATCAATGGTCTTTTGGTGATAGTACCGGAACTGCTCAAACGAGTCCATATCATACTTACAATGCTGTCGGAGCGTATGAAATTATACTGATGACTGAATCAGACAAAGGTTGTATGGATACAACTCGTGGGGTGATCAGAATTGAATATGGTTACAGTTTCTTTGTTCCTTCTGCATTTACACCTAATGGTGATGGAGTAAATGATTACTTCCAGGGTTATGGAACGTTCATTAAAGAATATGAACTTGCAATCTATGACCGTTGGGGTACTGAGGTATTCAGATCGAATTCTTATGACATTCCATGGGATGGAAAGGTTCACAAAGAAGTTCAAAACGACATCTACGTTTATAAGATAAAAGTGAATGATCTTAAAAATGAAAAACATACTTATGTAGGTAAGGTGAGTGTGATCAGGTAAAAAATTATTTTTTTTCGAAAAAAGGGGATTTCTGAAGAAGAAGATCCCCTTTTTTTGTTTCATAATGTTAAACGAAGTTTTATTAAAAGAACGATTTTGTTACCTTTGAGAAATGCATACGGCATTATTATTTATAGCGCTATTTACAGGAAATCTTGTATCGGGTCAGGAAGTGATTGATAAAGACTTCAATAGTTTTTATAAAGAAGAAATTACCGAGTCGAAAGGAATTGTTATTGTAAACTTCTGGGCGACCTGGTGCAAACCATGTATAACAGAATTACCATATTTTGAACAAATCAATGCAGAGATGAAGAGCGAAAAGTTCTCGGTATGTCTGGTGAATCTTGATTTTAACAGTAAATATAAAACGAGTGCAGTTGAATTTGTCAGGAACAGAAATATAAAATCGAAAGTCATTCATTTGAACGACACAGATCCAAACAAGTGGATCAATAGAATTGACAGTAACTGGACAGGAGCAATTCCTGCAACTATAATTTACGAGAATGGAAAAAAAATATTTTTCCATGAAGGTGAAATTACCTATGATGAATTAAAATCTGAAATCAATAAATCAAATAAAAATTAAATATGATTATGAAAAAAGCGATTGGAATTTTTACTCTTGTAACATTGTTTTTGCTCTCAGTTGTTACTGTGAACGCACAAACATTGATGATAGGAGATACTGCCAAAGATTTTACACTTAAAAATGTAGATGGAAGTGAAGGATCACTTCAAAAGTTGGTTGGAAGCAAAGGTGCAATAATTGTTTTTACTTGTAATCATTGTCCTTTTTCAAAAGCGTATGAAGACAGAATTATTGCATTAGACAAAAACTTTAAAGGAGTTGGTTATCCGGTAATCGCTATAAATCCAAATGATCCAACTCGTTCTCCTGAAGATTCTTATGAGAAAATGCAGGAGCGTTCAAGCGAAAAAGGATTTCCGTTCCCATATTTATATGATGAAAAACAGGAGGTTGCCAAGGCATTTGGAGCATCAAACACACCTCATGTTTATCTTTTAAGTGTTCAAAATAAGGATCTGATCGTAAAATATATAGGTGCAATTGATGATAATTCTGATGATCCGGGAAGTGTAAAGGAGAAGTATGTTGAAAACGCCATAAATCAATTAATGGCAGATGGAAAAATCGCTGTACAGGAAACAAAAGCAATAGGATGTACCATCAAATGGAAGAGGTAAAATGAATTTAACCAAATTCCTTTACAATACACTGATGATTAAGCTCTAAGGATTAAGTTTGAGCGTTGTTTTTATAAGAATATCTCTTAATTTTGACAAAAAATATCTCTAACCAAAATAATATGAAAAAGCAATTACTATTTATTGCCATAGTCCTTTCGAGCATTTCTACATTTGCTCAGACAGGAGTATGGGTGCCTCAGGCGAGCGGTTTCATTCCTACTTCTTCAGGAATCAGAAACATTTCCGTAGTTGATACAAACGTAGTTTGGATCAGCTCTTATGATGGATCAGGTGGCGCAGCAAACCGTCAGGATTTCTCTATGACTATCGATGGCGGTGCAAACTGGACAGCTGGTAATATTCCGGCTCCTGCTTCTCACGACTGGTCGATGATCTATGGACTTAATGATTCTACTGCATGGGCATGTTTCTACAATGCAGATGCAGGTGCAGGCGGTGGAATCTGGAAGACTACCGATGGTGGTGCTTCATGGAATCAACAAGCTGTAGGTTCAATTTTCAACGCAAGTTCATTCCCGAATGTTGTACATTTCTGGGATGAGAACGTAGGTTTCTCAATGGGTGATCCAAATCCTGGAACTCAATATGAGATCTATACAACAGTTGATGGTGGAACAACATGGACTAGAGTTCCGGCACTTAATATTCCGGCAGCTATTTCCGGAGAATATGGAATCGTTGCTCATTACAATGTGATTGGTGATACTGTATGGTTCGATACTAATAAAGGTCGTGTTTACAGATCAATCGACAGAGGTTTGAACTGGACTGTTTCAGCAACAGGTTTAACAATCCCTACAAATGGTGCGATGGATCAGTGTATGACAGATCATCTTAACGGAATTGGTCGTTTATATACAGCAGCTACCGGAGTAAGTACTACTTTCAGTACTTCTGATGGTGGTGATACATGGACTTCAATCACTCCACTTGGAAATTTATTCGGTGCAGACATTAAACGTGTACCGGGTGTACCGGGTATGATGGTAAGTACAGGAGTTGATTTTACTAACGGTTTTACAGGTTCATCTTATTCTACGGATAATGGTTTAAACTGGTTAGATATCGATCTTGGAACACAACGTTCAGCTTTAGGAATTGCTGATTCATTAACAATGTGGTCAGGTGGATTTACTTTATCTCCTACATCAGAAGGGATTTTCAAATATGTTCCTGCTATTGTTTGTAACGATGCTCTAATCAATCCCGGAACTGCAACTACAACTGCACTTTCAGTTTGTCCTGGAGAAAATGCTGAAATCTCATCTACCGGAGTTTATGCACCTACAGTAGGTGATTTTGCAGGTGTTAGTTGGGTTGTTTCTTCTGCAGATATCTCTGGTAGCGCTGATCCTGTTGCTGAACCAAGCTTACTTGCTACTTATGGAATCGCTTTCCCTGCACCTCAAACTAGTACAGTTGGATTCTCAAATGATGGAACATTGATCAATGGTACTTCAAATCCATACGGAATTTACTACTGGACTCCGGTTGTATTTGGTAATGCAGTTTCTGCAGTTGCTCCGGATCCTGTTGAAGCTCTTCATCAACTTACATTAGATCCTTCATGTACATTTACAGGAACTTCAATTCCTATTGTTGTTTATGATGGAACTGATCCTTCATGTGTTTTAGGTGTTTCTAATTTAAACATTCCTCAGATCGCTTTATTCTCAAGACAACATGATGCAAATACAATTGCACTTACATTAAATGCTGTTGCTCAAGGTAAAGCTACTGTTACAATGTTTGATATTTCTGGTCGTCTTGTAAATACTCAAACTATTTACGTTACAAAAGGTACCAACAATGAAATGATCAATGTTGCAACTCTTGCATCAGGTACATACATGATCAAAGCTGAATTCAATGGAACTCAGGCTCAGACTAAAGTGGTGAAGTTCTAATCACATTTTTCTGATTATATTAAAAAGTCCCGCCTGTTGGCGGGACTTTTTTTTTGACTGACTTGTTGTACATTTTATTACTTTAGAAGTAGAATTTAGAAAATACAGTGGAGTAAAAATGAACATGATCTTCCGGGAAGCAAATGTAAACGACGTACCGCAAATTCAGATCGTAAGACATCTTGTAAAAGAAAATGTCTTGTCTGATCCGTCATTGGTAACTGACAATGACTGTGAAAAATATCTGTCCGTAAGAGGTAAAGGTTGGGTATGTGAGATCAATTCAAAGATTGCCGGCTTCGCTATAGCTGATCTGAAAGAGAATAACATCTGGGCATTATTTATTGATCCGTTACATGAGCGAAAAGGAATAGGAAAACAACTTCATGATCTGATGATTGAATGGTATTTTTCAGAAACAGATCATCCGGTTTGGTTAAGTACAGATCCGGGAACAAGAGCGGAGGAATTTTATAGAAGAGCAGGATGGAAGGAAATCGGTATTCATGGAAGACGTGAAATTAAATTTCAAATGACAAAGGCTGATTGGATTGAAACGAAAAAAAGCAATTCTTCGAATACACAAAACGCCTATAATAAATGGTCGCAATCATATGATAAAGTAATCAACCGGACGAGAGATCTTGAAGAAAAAGCGTTACAGGAACTTTTGTCTGAGAGAAAATTTGATAATGTTCTGGAAATAGGATGTGGGACTGGTAAAAATACACCCTGGTTACTTTGTAGATCTAATTCAATTACTGCAGTTGATCTCTCGGAAGAAATGCTTGCGAAAGCAAAAACAAAGATCCGGTCAAGTCATGTACGTTTTGTTCAGGCTGATATTAATTCTGAATGGAATTTTTCCACTGAACAATTTGATCTGATCACCTTCAGTCTGGTGCTGGAGCACATAAACGACCTCGATCATATTTTCAATCAAGCCTCAAAGCGGCTAAATGAAAATGGAATTATATACCTTGGAGAACTCCATCCATTCAAACAATATACAGGAAGTAAAGCCAGATTTGAAACAGAACATGGCATACAAGTTGTAGAATGTTTTAATCATCATATTTCAGAGTTTATTGATTGCGCGAATCGTTCAGGATTAGAATTAGAAATATTGAAGGAGTATTTTGACGATGATGATCAGAATCAAATACCGAGAATACTGGCAATAATATTTAGAAAGAAAATTTAATAGCTGCATGATAAAGTATTTTACCGGAATTACATTTACATTTTTGCTTTTACTGAAGATTGTTTCCGGCCAGACAGTCAGCACAGAAATAGTGGCTTTTGAAATCTATGCAGATTCAGTATTGAAAAGTTCGGAAAGTCGTTGGACTGATTTTCCGAAATGTCCTCCTCTTACAAAAGATATTTTAACCGGACTGAAAAGAGAATTATCTTCTGATTCTGTTAAATTCTATTTTGAAAAATTGGGCTGGACAAATGTAAATCACAAGATTGACTATCAAAGTTCGATGAATTATTTCGAGCGAAATAATTACACATTCGCTCTTCTTGCAATGTCAAATCACAGCAATCCTGACATCAGAACGTTTACGATGATGTCAATGAATCAACGCTTGAAATTGAGAAAGAGTGATGATGTTAGTGGTGCTATAACGAAAGACGATATAGTTGCACTTAGATTTTTAATTTATTTGTTAGAGTACTATCCCAAATTTATTACCGGTAGCGAGAATTCAACCATTCACGGAAATTATATTTCAAACATTGCTTGGAATATTGATCTGTTGACAAATGAACAATTTACTTTAGGTAAATATGTCGGTACCTGGTATAAGAATGAAACAAATTATCTCTCAGTGATGAAAAAATGGAAGGAACATTTACCAAAACAATGAAATATTTTTTGATTTTACTTTTTGTTTTTGCATCCACCTCAGCTTTAGGTCAGGATAATTCATCTTTTTGTAATGCAGTACAGAATGAAAAATTCGGAAAAGTTGAGCGGAAAATAAAACGAATGATCCGGAAAATCCCTGAATCCCGAGACTACATCGAAAAAAATTTGTCTGAACCGCATATGGACGAAAATGTTGAAAGTCTGACACAATGGTTCAAAGGTTTGCCATGTGTAGAAGATGCCTTTCAGGATAAATGTCAGATGAAAATTGCGATCTATCCTGGCTGGTCGATCATCGGTGTGAAATTCAAAACAAAATCCGGTATCGTTGAAAAATGTTTCAGTATTCAAAAGGGAACGACAGGAACCACAAACATTTTCGGCTGGCGCCCAAAGACCGGAAGAATGAAAAACAAACTTGTATTCAGGAAGATGTATGATTGTCCGGGGTTCATTACAGAGCAGAAGAGAAACTGCAATAAAACTAAAAGTGAAAAGTGAAAAGTGAAAAGTGAAAAAAGGGTATCCGGAAAGCAATTACTTTCATGATACCCGTTTTTCACTTTTCACTTTTACTTATAGTTGTATTTGTTTTTATACTCCACCGGCGAAAGCCCGGTAATCCTTTTAAACACTGTCCGGAAAGCTTTGATATCAGAATAGCCAACGTCCATCATCACTTCATTAATATTTTTTCTGCTGGTTTCAAAACCTTTTTTAGCAGCTTCGACTTTTACGCGTTGGATATATTCGACAACAGTATTTGATGTTGCTTTTTTAAATCGCCGTTCCATGTTTCTTCTGCCTAAGGCAAGACGAGATGCGAGTTGATCAACTGTAATCTTTTCACTGAAATTACTTTCAATGAATTCCTGTGCAGTTTTAATTGGTTCGTCGCCATGCTCTTTTTGTCCCTGGAAAATATTAAAAGCAGATTGACTGTTTCTTTCTATTTCGATGGCAAAGATCTTAGAGCATAGAATTGCCAGTTCCCGACCGGCATATTTTTCAATTAAATATAAAATGAGGTTCAGATAAGAATATGCACCACCACTTGAGTAAATGCCTTTCTCGTCTATGATCACTTTTTCAGGAACAAGATTTACATCGGGAAACATTTCTCTGAATTGATTTTCGAAGGCCCAGTGTGTCGCACATTTTTTTCCGTTGAGTAGTCCGGTAGAAGCAAGAAGAAAAGCGCCAAGACATAGACTTGCTATTTCAGACCCTTGTTTGTACCTGTCTGTGATCCATGGAATAAATGCTTTATTCTCTTCGATAGCATTTTTCAGATCACCATCAATTGCAGGAATAATGATCAGATCAGTTTTACGGATTTCATCTATGGTATGATCACTATGAGCAGTGAATAATCCACCGCTCAATGGCGTTTCTTTTGTCAGACCAATTAATTCTATTTTAAACAAGGGTGAGATACCTTTCGAAGAAAGAAGATTATTCACCTGCGATAAAAGCAAACGTGGGCCTTCAACACTTCCAAGGATGGCACCCTTCGGTACCAGAATAGAGATATGCTTCATTGTTAAACAGAGCTGGTTTTGATTGTAAATATAGTCATCAGAATTGTCGTAATCAACCCCTGAATTGGTCGTTTTTGAGGCTTTTTAAGTTAAGCATTTGCAATATTTTTGTTGTGAGTTATGTTTATTATAAAAATGAAAGTAGAGGTTTTTAAAACGAATGTAAATTATCTGATGGATGCAGAATTGCTGGTGAGAGAGATTGAAAATTTCTTCCCTGCGTATTCTGTAAATTTTGATCTGGAAGATTGTGACAGGATTTTGAGAGTTGAAACAGATTCTAATGAAATACAAATTGAAAGAATAATTCAGATGATGAATTACAATAATTTTAAAGCAGAAATTTTACCTGATAAAATTGTTTCATTTAAAAACAGTGCAACATTGAGCGATAAAAGATTTTATTGAGCAAGGTTTTTTGAATTGAAAAGATCTGCGCTAAATCTGCGCGATTTGCGAGATCTGCGGGAAATTAATAGTGCTAAAATTTTTTCCCGCAGATCTCGCAAATCGCGCAGATTTGACGCAGATTTATGCAGTAATCTTATTGGAATTTAAAAACATATCATTTATTTTGGCAGAATGACAGAATTAATAAAGAAGAGTTTTCTTGTTCGTGCATTTAAAATTATCCGGTTGTCTTTGAATGGAGAACAACAGGATTATACACAAGGCAGTATTTCAAAAGCAGTCTTTCTTCTGGCAATTCCAATGATTCTTGAATTGAGTCTGGAAAGTGTATTTGCAATTGTAGATATGTTTTTTGTAAGCAAGCTAGGACAGAATGCTATTGCAACTGTTGGGTTAACTGAATCTGTAATTACAATTGTATATTCAATAGCAATTGGATTAAGTACAGCAGCAACTGCCATCGTTGCGAGAAGGATAGGCGAGAAAAATCCGGAAGCTGCAGCACATGCCGGAGCACAGGCAATCATTATTGCATTGTTAATTACAGTTATCTTAAGTATTGTCGGAGCAATTTTCGCTTCAGACATCCTGCGGCTGATGGGAGCAAGTAATGAAGTTGTAGAAGAAGGAACGGTCTTCACAAGAATAATGTTTGAAGGAAGTGCGGGCGTGATCTTTCTATTTCTGATAAACGGAATATTCCGTGGAGCAGGAGATGCTGCAATGGCAATGAAAAGCTTATGGCTGGCAAGTGTTATCAATATTATTCTTTGCCCGATTCTTATACACTATTTAGGTCTGAAGGGTGCAGCAATTGCAACTGTAATCGGACGATTTTCAGGAGTGGTCTATCAGTGTTATCATTTATTCAAAGGAAGTGGAATTCTGAAATTCTATAAACGTCATTTTACTCTGGATAGTCCAATAATAAAATCAATTGTGAATATCGGCTGGCCGGCTACATTTCAGTTCATCATAGCAAGCGGTAGCTGGATCATACTGGCAAGATTGGTTGCAGAAACGGGCGGAACAACAGCATCTGCCGGATATCAGATAGCGATCCGGAATGTAGTTTTCTTTATTTTGCCTGCATGGGGACTGAGTAATGCTGCTGCTACATTAGTTGGACAGAACCTTGGCGCAAAGCAAGTCGATCGTGCAGTGAAAAGTGTAATGCTTACGGCGAAGTATAATGCAGTATTTATGAGTTTTGTTATGGTACTTTTTATTTTTTGTTCAGGACCGATCATTCGTTTTTATACTTCTGATGAAGCAGTAATTGCTTATGGTGTTCAGGCTTTACAAATAATTGGAAGTGCTTATATTTTCTATGGTATAAGTATGGTAATGACGCAAGCTTTGAATGGGGCAGGAGATACGAAGACTCCTACATTGATTAACTTTGTATGCTTCTGGCTTTTTCAGATTCCGTTGGCATATTTTCTTGCAAAGACTTTGGATCTCAAAACAACAGGTGCATTTATGGCTGTTCCTATTGCGGAAACATTGATTGCATTGGTAGCCTGGTATTATTTCAGGAAAGGAAAATGGAAATTAATTCAAGTTTGATAATTGATCGGCTATTATAATTTTACAAGTCGTGTTTTAAGACTTGTAAATTTATTTTCAAGGATCAGATAGTATATCCCTTTATCCAGATTCTCCAGATTCAGAGTGTGATGATTTAGTCCTTGAACCGGATCAATATTTTCAAATGCTACTTGATTTCCGTGCATGTTAAAGATCTTTAATTGCATTTGACTATTATCACTTGAGCCAAAAATCAATTCTGCTTTT
Proteins encoded in this region:
- a CDS encoding PKD domain-containing protein, whose amino-acid sequence is MKKIITLIFSLVIIISSNSFAQLSKPFELMNESERAAAKLEMIKNKPNPTTPSYSQRTQSPNAVNATGAGCNCWIDRDASWNIAPFTNGSAPEYRNDDGSTTVIALPFNFCFYGRMVDSVFINNNGNVSIDFPYWTYSADSFPSSAFTMIAPFWSDVDTQDPASGLVYYQITATHMIVQWEEVGYYSSHSDLKNTFQLIMTDGVDNLLPPNSNVSFCYKEMEWACGDITGTGGFGGPNPGTVGINQGNGTDYIQIGRFDSPGGVFDGPYGNADGIDFLDNQNFILNACISSPGMPNVPPIMMSTHTCDTLTVCENDTLLITGTFLSPEVNQITSCTVASLMTGLSVIQNNPGNTVDWIVQIIGLSSNLGMNRFDLIGTDNGTPVRSIRMPIVVNVINEPTASYTYSPTGTIGVGIPITFSTVSGDTLHGVTYSWDFGDGTPISNDRDPIHSYATGGTYFPLLTVTNPGGCSITYSLQIDVYNCALAAMSVSNACLGAVSTITFTGVSLPSANYTWNFTGATVLSGSGAGPYTVQWNSPGTYAVDLTISSTGCSASSASQNVTIYDFPVASLTSTPSVCLGQADVIQYTGTLPGTTILTWDFAGGTGGGSGQGPFNVSWNTAGNYVVQTIADNNGCTDTVTANITVNSIPNSLFTATPSVCAGDPVTVNYTGTASAGANYAWDFNGATVSSGSGQGPYALTWNTAGAYQLSLTVTENGCSSTQTLQPVTINPIPTASIAATPSLCVGAANAISFNGSASAGATYNWGFGTGSVVSGSGVGPYSVQWNAAANEQVTLTVTDAGCSNSTTFNVNINPIPNSPFTITPSVCVGDNVTLAYTGSASSAASYVWNLDGGQSSGGSQGPFNVVWNTPGTYNVSLTVSENGCTSTQTINQVVNNAIPDAQISAMPGLCIGEQNNISFTGTADPSATYNWSFGSGTVNSGSGAGPYNVQWAAAGNETLTLTVTQNGCSDNTTYNVVVNAIPTSFFSLPPSICVGSPFNVSYTGTSGTGAGFIWDFGTATVLSGSGAGPYSVVSNTAGSPAISLVVDDNGCVSPTTIQNIIIAPIPVVVAGSDNAVCSGTVLPIGGPAEASTVYSWSPTSGIDNPAISNPNITLENNGAGTVQTTYYVTATNSYGCVNQDTVILGAHAIPNVEYPTPTAQCLDGNSFTFIPVGNTFAGINYTWDFGAASDIGTSTAKIPPAVSYNAVGFHTVTLNTTYNGCPGMPFVDQIEVLEMPVAAFLPEVTEGCAPLLVPFTNLSSTNSSTYQWSYSDGSGDATETPSHLFTEAGSYTVTLTSTTARGCSSTSTQLKVIEVFPVPVAAFLADPEIATIYEPIIHFQNTTVNGAIYQWSFGDSTGTAQTSPYHTYNAVGAYEIILMTESDKGCMDTTRGVIRIEYGYSFFVPSAFTPNGDGVNDYFQGYGTFIKEYELAIYDRWGTEVFRSNSYDIPWDGKVHKEVQNDIYVYKIKVNDLKNEKHTYVGKVSVIR
- a CDS encoding T9SS type A sorting domain-containing protein; the encoded protein is MKKQLLFIAIVLSSISTFAQTGVWVPQASGFIPTSSGIRNISVVDTNVVWISSYDGSGGAANRQDFSMTIDGGANWTAGNIPAPASHDWSMIYGLNDSTAWACFYNADAGAGGGIWKTTDGGASWNQQAVGSIFNASSFPNVVHFWDENVGFSMGDPNPGTQYEIYTTVDGGTTWTRVPALNIPAAISGEYGIVAHYNVIGDTVWFDTNKGRVYRSIDRGLNWTVSATGLTIPTNGAMDQCMTDHLNGIGRLYTAATGVSTTFSTSDGGDTWTSITPLGNLFGADIKRVPGVPGMMVSTGVDFTNGFTGSSYSTDNGLNWLDIDLGTQRSALGIADSLTMWSGGFTLSPTSEGIFKYVPAIVCNDALINPGTATTTALSVCPGENAEISSTGVYAPTVGDFAGVSWVVSSADISGSADPVAEPSLLATYGIAFPAPQTSTVGFSNDGTLINGTSNPYGIYYWTPVVFGNAVSAVAPDPVEALHQLTLDPSCTFTGTSIPIVVYDGTDPSCVLGVSNLNIPQIALFSRQHDANTIALTLNAVAQGKATVTMFDISGRLVNTQTIYVTKGTNNEMINVATLASGTYMIKAEFNGTQAQTKVVKF
- a CDS encoding methyltransferase domain-containing protein; this encodes MTKADWIETKKSNSSNTQNAYNKWSQSYDKVINRTRDLEEKALQELLSERKFDNVLEIGCGTGKNTPWLLCRSNSITAVDLSEEMLAKAKTKIRSSHVRFVQADINSEWNFSTEQFDLITFSLVLEHINDLDHIFNQASKRLNENGIIYLGELHPFKQYTGSKARFETEHGIQVVECFNHHISEFIDCANRSGLELEILKEYFDDDDQNQIPRILAIIFRKKI
- a CDS encoding MATE family efflux transporter encodes the protein MTELIKKSFLVRAFKIIRLSLNGEQQDYTQGSISKAVFLLAIPMILELSLESVFAIVDMFFVSKLGQNAIATVGLTESVITIVYSIAIGLSTAATAIVARRIGEKNPEAAAHAGAQAIIIALLITVILSIVGAIFASDILRLMGASNEVVEEGTVFTRIMFEGSAGVIFLFLINGIFRGAGDAAMAMKSLWLASVINIILCPILIHYLGLKGAAIATVIGRFSGVVYQCYHLFKGSGILKFYKRHFTLDSPIIKSIVNIGWPATFQFIIASGSWIILARLVAETGGTTASAGYQIAIRNVVFFILPAWGLSNAAATLVGQNLGAKQVDRAVKSVMLTAKYNAVFMSFVMVLFIFCSGPIIRFYTSDEAVIAYGVQALQIIGSAYIFYGISMVMTQALNGAGDTKTPTLINFVCFWLFQIPLAYFLAKTLDLKTTGAFMAVPIAETLIALVAWYYFRKGKWKLIQV
- a CDS encoding thioredoxin family protein, whose translation is MKKAIGIFTLVTLFLLSVVTVNAQTLMIGDTAKDFTLKNVDGSEGSLQKLVGSKGAIIVFTCNHCPFSKAYEDRIIALDKNFKGVGYPVIAINPNDPTRSPEDSYEKMQERSSEKGFPFPYLYDEKQEVAKAFGASNTPHVYLLSVQNKDLIVKYIGAIDDNSDDPGSVKEKYVENAINQLMADGKIAVQETKAIGCTIKWKR
- a CDS encoding TlpA family protein disulfide reductase — encoded protein: MHTALLFIALFTGNLVSGQEVIDKDFNSFYKEEITESKGIVIVNFWATWCKPCITELPYFEQINAEMKSEKFSVCLVNLDFNSKYKTSAVEFVRNRNIKSKVIHLNDTDPNKWINRIDSNWTGAIPATIIYENGKKIFFHEGEITYDELKSEINKSNKN
- a CDS encoding helix-turn-helix domain-containing protein, translated to MKHISILVPKGAILGSVEGPRLLLSQVNNLLSSKGISPLFKIELIGLTKETPLSGGLFTAHSDHTIDEIRKTDLIIIPAIDGDLKNAIEENKAFIPWITDRYKQGSEIASLCLGAFLLASTGLLNGKKCATHWAFENQFREMFPDVNLVPEKVIIDEKGIYSSGGAYSYLNLILYLIEKYAGRELAILCSKIFAIEIERNSQSAFNIFQGQKEHGDEPIKTAQEFIESNFSEKITVDQLASRLALGRRNMERRFKKATSNTVVEYIQRVKVEAAKKGFETSRKNINEVMMDVGYSDIKAFRTVFKRITGLSPVEYKNKYNYK